From Candidatus Thermoplasmatota archaeon, a single genomic window includes:
- a CDS encoding bifunctional phosphoglucose/phosphomannose isomerase, which produces MLSSIFMGEANEYTRSCRRQFRSIQKFDKFRFIDKLKAFPEQVENAYNIELPKLPEFKFDNIVVTGMGGSAIGGELLSAWALRELGRIIFVSRDYELPNFVDKNSLVFAISYSGNTEETLNAFSEALARKCKIIAVTSNGRLAKLALQHEIPLVKIPKDYQPRQAIAYLLLPIARILERFGIVKFGTEDAVSTLRNLRANLIPENEANNISKELALKLKNKIPIVYGHSYLYPVARRWKTQLNENSKVIAFASSFPEMCHNEIVGLNKDKNTNRFFHIILRSADENEQLSKKIGITKKLVLKNSAEVYAQGNSTISKMLSLIYIGDFTSYYLALLRKVDPTPVEIIEKLKKLL; this is translated from the coding sequence ATGCTCAGCTCAATATTCATGGGCGAAGCGAACGAATATACGAGGAGTTGCCGAAGGCAATTCCGAAGTATACAAAAATTTGATAAATTTAGATTTATCGATAAGCTCAAAGCTTTTCCAGAGCAGGTAGAGAATGCTTATAATATTGAGCTCCCAAAACTGCCTGAATTTAAATTCGATAATATTGTAGTTACGGGCATGGGCGGTTCTGCAATAGGTGGAGAGCTCCTGAGCGCTTGGGCTCTGCGAGAGCTCGGTAGAATTATTTTCGTTAGTCGCGATTACGAATTACCTAATTTTGTAGATAAAAATTCTTTGGTCTTCGCTATAAGCTATTCTGGCAATACTGAGGAAACTCTGAATGCATTTTCGGAAGCGCTAGCCCGAAAGTGTAAAATTATAGCTGTTACAAGCAACGGCAGGCTTGCTAAATTGGCTCTGCAGCATGAAATTCCTTTAGTGAAAATACCAAAAGATTATCAGCCGAGACAGGCTATTGCCTACCTTTTGTTGCCAATTGCTAGAATACTTGAAAGATTTGGTATTGTTAAGTTTGGTACTGAAGATGCGGTTAGCACGTTGAGAAATTTGAGAGCCAATCTGATACCTGAAAACGAAGCTAATAATATCAGTAAAGAGCTCGCGCTAAAATTAAAAAATAAAATTCCTATAGTTTATGGTCATTCTTATCTCTACCCAGTTGCAAGGAGATGGAAAACTCAACTTAATGAAAATTCTAAAGTTATAGCTTTTGCAAGTAGTTTTCCTGAAATGTGTCATAACGAAATAGTAGGTTTAAATAAAGATAAAAACACAAATAGATTCTTCCATATAATATTAAGGAGCGCCGATGAAAATGAGCAACTCAGTAAAAAAATAGGAATTACTAAAAAATTAGTTCTCAAAAATTCTGCTGAGGTTTATGCGCAAGGCAACTCTACAATTTCTAAAATGCTCTCTTTGATTTATATAGGAGATTTTACTTCCTATTATTTAGCGCTACTGCGCAAAGTGGATCCAACTCCTGTAGAGATAATAGAAAAGCTCAAAAAGTTACTTTAA
- a CDS encoding SIS domain-containing protein, whose product MRDKILEHLDTSIKCVNNLKKQADKIEKIAKIIQVAKNKNKKVFLFGNGGSASTASHLVCDFAKFKGLKALALTDDIPLITAWSNDEDYSVIFKEQLKSLLEKDDVVIGISGSGKSKNVLEAIKYANEKGAYTIGLAGFDGGELKKLAKECLVVEIASMQHSEDMHLLIGHLLASLLK is encoded by the coding sequence ATGAGAGACAAAATTCTGGAGCATCTAGACACTTCTATAAAATGTGTTAATAATTTAAAGAAGCAGGCAGATAAAATTGAAAAGATTGCAAAAATAATTCAAGTCGCAAAAAACAAAAACAAAAAAGTATTCTTGTTCGGTAACGGCGGCAGCGCAAGCACAGCTTCGCATCTAGTTTGCGATTTCGCTAAGTTCAAAGGCTTAAAGGCTCTTGCACTTACTGACGATATCCCTCTAATTACTGCGTGGAGCAATGACGAAGATTATAGCGTAATATTCAAGGAGCAGCTAAAGAGCCTTTTAGAAAAAGACGATGTTGTGATAGGTATAAGCGGTAGTGGAAAATCTAAAAACGTGCTTGAAGCTATAAAATATGCAAATGAGAAAGGAGCTTATACAATTGGTTTAGCAGGCTTCGATGGCGGCGAGCTAAAAAAACTGGCTAAAGAATGCTTGGTTGTAGAAATTGCTAGTATGCAGCACAGCGAGGACATGCATCTTTTGATAGGGCATTTGCTAGCTTCACTCTTAAAGTAA